One genomic segment of Pseudanabaena sp. ABRG5-3 includes these proteins:
- a CDS encoding ParA family protein has protein sequence MAIKLSVFNMKGGVGKSTTAYNLAVGLVKFHQKRVLIIDIDSQGNAGAALGIEIWQLQKQLKDVLQRHAKLSEIIVKTNSGVDVAPSNILLAEEEIPISGLPGRELLLRKAIASVEAQYDFILIDCPPNIGVFTINALMAAEGVIIPVDMSYLGLLGIKGIERALSLIRDSLEHPIQIAGALATRFDGRNNLSKEVQQSLHNHFGDRMFKAVIPETVKLREAPSHGLSIFEYDANGTGAKAYRELVDEVMKWQ, from the coding sequence ATGGCTATCAAGCTATCTGTATTCAATATGAAAGGTGGAGTAGGCAAATCAACAACTGCTTATAACCTAGCCGTAGGACTAGTTAAATTTCACCAAAAACGAGTTTTGATTATAGACATTGACTCGCAGGGAAACGCTGGGGCAGCATTAGGTATTGAAATATGGCAACTGCAAAAACAGTTAAAGGATGTTCTTCAGCGTCACGCTAAGTTGTCCGAAATTATTGTCAAGACTAATTCGGGGGTCGATGTAGCGCCCTCCAACATCCTCCTTGCCGAGGAAGAGATCCCAATTTCGGGACTGCCAGGTAGAGAATTGTTACTGAGGAAAGCGATCGCGTCGGTCGAAGCACAATATGACTTTATCTTGATTGACTGTCCACCAAACATTGGCGTATTTACAATCAATGCACTCATGGCTGCCGAAGGTGTAATTATTCCTGTAGACATGAGCTACCTCGGGTTACTTGGAATCAAGGGAATCGAACGCGCTCTTTCATTAATACGAGACTCTCTAGAACATCCAATACAGATCGCTGGCGCTCTTGCGACTCGGTTCGATGGGCGCAACAACTTGAGCAAAGAAGTTCAGCAATCCTTACATAATCACTTTGGTGATCGCATGTTTAAAGCTGTGATACCTGAAACTGTGAAATTGCGTGAGGCTCCCAGTCATGGGCTATCTATTTTTGAATACGATGCCAACGGGACAGGAGCAAAAGCATATAGGGAATTAGTTGATGAGGTAATGAAATGGCAGTAA
- a CDS encoding ParA family protein, producing MHWAQQSLHNHSGDRMFKAVIPETVTLREAPSHGISILNTIPTEYEQKRIGN from the coding sequence TTGCACTGGGCGCAGCAATCCTTACATAATCACTCTGGCGATCGCATGTTTAAAGCCGTGATTCCTGAAACAGTGACATTGCGTGAGGCTCCAAGTCATGGAATTTCTATTTTGAATACGATTCCAACGGAATATGAGCAAAAGCGTATAGGGAATTAA
- a CDS encoding HAD family hydrolase has protein sequence MTVLNLNQADLSDIRLIASDVDGTLTHNGKFSSDFISTLLNLQSAGIKVLLVTGRSAGWVSALVNYLPVTGAIAENGGLFLQPNGHQNLLSSIPNLSRHRILLENAFHHIKQKFPHLQTSTDNQFRITDWTFDVNDLSTDDIQVISSQCQQMGWSFTYSNVQCHIKPPHQDKATGLEIVLKNHFPELNSQKVLTVGDSPNDEAMFNPVKFPISVGVANVLHYQDKILHLPQYVTHASEFAGFSELAKLLLQK, from the coding sequence ATGACCGTGCTCAATCTCAATCAAGCTGATTTGTCCGACATTCGTTTAATTGCTTCCGATGTTGATGGTACTCTTACCCACAATGGAAAATTCTCATCCGATTTCATCTCGACTCTTCTCAATTTACAATCGGCAGGAATCAAAGTCCTATTAGTGACTGGTCGCTCAGCGGGTTGGGTCAGTGCTTTGGTGAATTATTTACCTGTGACTGGGGCGATCGCGGAAAATGGTGGTTTGTTTTTACAGCCAAATGGTCATCAAAATTTGCTCTCTTCGATTCCTAACCTATCTAGACATCGCATTCTACTGGAAAATGCTTTCCATCACATTAAGCAGAAATTTCCTCATCTTCAGACTTCCACTGATAATCAATTCCGTATTACTGATTGGACTTTTGATGTCAATGATTTATCGACTGATGATATTCAAGTAATCTCTTCACAATGTCAGCAAATGGGTTGGAGTTTCACGTACAGCAATGTCCAATGTCATATCAAACCACCGCACCAAGATAAAGCAACTGGCTTAGAGATAGTACTCAAAAATCATTTTCCTGAACTCAATTCACAGAAAGTGCTAACTGTTGGCGATAGCCCTAATGACGAGGCTATGTTTAATCCTGTAAAATTTCCCATCTCGGTCGGCGTGGCAAATGTGCTTCACTATCAAGACAAGATCCTGCATTTACCCCAATACGTTACCCATGCTTCTGAGTTTGCTGGTTTTTCTGAGTTAGCAAAATTATTACTACAAAAGTAA